A single Fundidesulfovibrio terrae DNA region contains:
- a CDS encoding response regulator, with protein MPARHREGLTTFDLWRTARVVTRTMAAPAERKGIQLQLEIHPDTPRHVRSDVGKLRRIMATMAETAVESAGAGHVAVKVWPDPAQSAATCPVTFSVTGTGVKEPRGWPDVPGKSCVTPVDGPKSGLAACKVLVEQLGGSIRVESVAGLGFSYRVTIALERAAPPPGAAPDVSRAEAERTYPLSILLAEDNELNKRFIVEFLRQRGYEVQAVSDGSQALDALASRSFDLVLMDVSMPVMDGLEATRAVRAHDGSSYDPGIPIVAVTAHAVKGDEERFLAAGMDAYLSKPLDLNLLDRVVAGFAGAQASAGDSATAAASDQAGHDPFDTALQRERFKNMTDFLPELLALYRENSVVSLDNIRQALDAGDLSGASAAAHTLKGMSAVVCATPVQVLSGEMESAANEGNLESCLSLLESLDEQIGKAVACLDATLTV; from the coding sequence ACGCGCACCATGGCCGCTCCGGCCGAGCGCAAGGGGATTCAGCTGCAGTTGGAGATCCACCCCGACACCCCCAGGCATGTCCGCTCCGACGTGGGCAAGCTGCGCAGGATCATGGCCACCATGGCGGAAACCGCCGTGGAGTCCGCCGGGGCGGGGCACGTGGCCGTCAAGGTCTGGCCGGACCCGGCCCAGAGCGCCGCCACCTGTCCGGTCACGTTCAGTGTGACCGGCACCGGCGTCAAGGAACCGCGCGGCTGGCCAGACGTGCCCGGGAAATCATGCGTCACGCCCGTGGACGGCCCCAAAAGCGGACTGGCCGCGTGCAAGGTGCTGGTGGAGCAGCTCGGCGGATCGATCCGGGTGGAAAGCGTGGCGGGCCTCGGCTTTTCGTATCGCGTCACCATCGCCCTGGAGCGTGCCGCACCGCCTCCTGGGGCCGCGCCGGATGTCTCCCGGGCCGAGGCTGAGCGGACGTATCCGCTGAGCATCCTCCTGGCCGAAGACAACGAGCTCAACAAGCGCTTCATCGTGGAGTTCCTTCGCCAACGCGGCTACGAGGTCCAGGCCGTGTCCGACGGAAGCCAAGCCCTGGATGCCCTGGCCAGCCGGAGCTTCGATCTGGTGCTCATGGACGTGTCCATGCCCGTCATGGATGGGCTGGAGGCCACCAGGGCGGTGCGGGCCCACGACGGTTCCAGCTACGACCCGGGCATTCCCATCGTGGCCGTCACGGCCCACGCCGTGAAGGGCGACGAGGAGCGCTTCCTGGCCGCAGGCATGGACGCCTACCTGTCCAAGCCCCTGGACCTGAACCTGCTCGACCGGGTTGTGGCCGGTTTCGCCGGCGCGCAGGCTTCCGCCGGGGATTCCGCCACGGCCGCCGCGTCAGACCAGGCGGGCCACGACCCCTTCGACACGGCCCTGCAGCGGGAGCGGTTCAAGAACATGACGGATTTCCTGCCGGAACTGCTTGCGCTCTACCGGGAGAACTCCGTCGTGAGCCTGGACAATATCCGGCAGGCCCTGGATGCGGGCGACCTGTCCGGAGCCTCCGCCGCGGCCCACACCCTGAAGGGGATGTCCGCCGTGGTCTGCGCCACGCCGGTGCAGGTTCTGTCCGGTGAGATGGAGTCGGCGGCCAACGAGGGTAACCTTGAGTCGTGCCTGTCATTGCTGGAGTCTCTGGACGAGCAGATCGGCAAGGCCGTGGCCTGCCTGGACGCCACGCTGACGGTGTGA